The following is a genomic window from Gymnodinialimonas ceratoperidinii.
GCCGGCGGCAAGGGATGGGGCCCGGACGGGAACGAGGCCGATGCCGTCTGCGTCATCCCCGACAATTCCTACGCGCCGGTCTATGACGAGACGATCGAGTACTTCAAAGAGAACGGCGCCCTCGACCCGGCAACCGCCGGCACGGTCCAGAACCTCGGGCTGATGGCGCAGAAGGCCGAGGAATACGGCTCTCACCCCACCACCTTCGAGATCCCCGAAGATGGCACCGTCAAGATGATCGCGTCCGACGGCACCGTGCTGCATTCCCATGCCGTGAAGGCCGGTGACATCTGGCGCTCTGCCTCCACCCGCAAGGCACCGATCGAGGATTGGGTCCAGCTCGCCATCGACCGTCAGAAAGCCACCGGTTTCCGCTCCATCTTCTGGCTGGACGAGAACCGTGCCCATGATGCGCAGCTCATCCAATACGTGAAGCCCATCCTGCAAGCCGCTGGTGTCGAAGACAAATTCGAGATCATGGCCCCGCGTGAGGCGACCCGCGCCTCGCTCGAGACGATCACAAAGGGCGAGAACACCATCGCCGTGACCGGCAACGTGCTGCGTGATTACCTGACCGACCTTTTCCCGATCCTCGAGCTGGCTACCTCGGCCAAGATGCTGTCGATCGTGAAGCTGATGCAGGGCGGCGGGTTGTTTGAGACCGGCGCCGGCGGATCGGCCCCGAAGCACGTGCAGCAGCTCCACTCCGAAGGTCACCTGCGGTGGGACAGCTTGGGCGAGTTCTGCGCCCTCGGTGAGAGCTTCACCTTCCTCGCGGACGCCAAGGGCAACGCCAAGGCGCGCGTCCTCGGCGATGCGGTGGACGCCGCGACCCAGGGCATCCTCGACGACAACCGCTCGCCCGGGCGCAAGGTCGGCCAGCCCGACAACCGCGACAGCCACTACTGGTTCGCCCGCTACTGGGCCGAGGCTCTCGCCGCTCAGACCGACGACGCCGAGATCGCGGCTGAGTTCGCGCCCATGGCGAAGGCTCTGGCCGAGAACGAAGAGACGATCCTCGCCGAGCTGGATTCGACCGAAGGCAGCGACGCCGACACCGGCGGCTACTACCTGAACGACCCCGAGAAGCTCGCCGCCGTAATGCGCCCGAGCGCGACGCTCAACGGCATCATCGGGTAAGTGACGTCTAAGGCATCGCCGGGCGCGGGCTCGGCGGTGCTGCCCAAGTATAAGGCAGTTTCCGGTCGCCAATTCATCTTGCGGACTATCTTAGTCAAAACGGCTGCAATAATCGCCGTGCCGAGGCGCCATTTGCAGATGCGCCCCGGCTTGCAACCTTGATTCCGTGCGAGTGCTTCGCTCTAAACGAACTGAACCGACTTCCCCAACAGGACCGCCATCATGACCAAGATCAAAGTAGACAACCCCATCGTCGAAATGGACGGCGACGAGATGACCCGCATCATCTGGCAGTTCATCAAGGACAAGTTGATCCTGCCCTACCTCGACATCGATCTGCTCTACTATGATCTGGGCATCGAGGAGCGCGACCGCACCAACGACCAGGTGACCATCGACGCGGCAGAGAAGACCAAGGAAGTCGGTGTCGCGGTCAAATGCGCCACGATCACCCCGGACGAGGCACGGGTCGAGGAATTCGGCCTCAAGAAAATGTGGAAATCGCCCAACGGGACGATCCGCAACATCCTTGGCGGCGTGATCTTCCGCCAGCCGATCATCTGCAAGAACGTGCCCCGCCTCGTGCCCGGTTGGACACAGCCGATCGTCGTGGGCCGCCACGCCTTCGGCGACCAGTACAAGGCCACGGACATGAAGTTTCCGGGCGCCGGCACCCTGACGATGAAGTTCACCGGCGAAGACGGCACCGAGATCGAGCACGAGGTGTACAAGGCCGACAGCGCCGGCGTCTTCATGTCGATGTACAACATCGACAAGTCGATCTACGACTTCGCCCGCGCCTCGCTGAACTACGGCCTGAACCTCGGCTGGCCGGTCTACCTCTCGACCAAGAACACCATCCTCAAGCAATACGACGGTCGCTTTCTGGAAATCTTCCAGGAGGTCTTCGACAACGAGTTCAAGGAGGCCTTCGAAGAGAAAGGCATCTGGTACGAGCATCGTCTGATCGACGACATGGTGGCCTGCGCGATCAAGTGGAACGGCGGCTTTGTCTGGGCCTGCAAGAACTACGACGGCGACGTGCAGTCCGACGTGGTGGCGCAGGGCTTCGGCTCGCTCGGGATGATGGCCTCTCAGCTGATGACGCCCGACGGCAAGATCGTCGAGAGCGAGGCCGCCCACGGCACCGTCACGCGCCATTACCGCAACCATCAGGAAGGCAAGGCGACCTCGACCAACTCCATCGCCTCGATCTTCGCCTGGACCGGCGGCCTGAAGCACCGCGCCAAGCTCGACGGCAACGCGCAGCTGACCGAATTCGCCGAGACGCTGGAGCGGGTGATCGTGGAAACGGTCGAGGCCGGGCACATGACCAAGGATCTGGCACTTCTGGTCGGCCCGGATCAGAGCTGGCTGACGACGATGGGCTTCCTCGAGAAGATCGACGAGAACCTGAACAAGGCGCTCAACATCTGATGCGATACCGCCCCCGCCGATGCGGTCTGGGGGCGGACCGCTTGAGTGCATCCCTCCTGAAAAGGCGCTGCCATGACTGATCGTTCGACCCTGCTGCAAACCTTTCTGGAACACGCGGATCAGGCCTTCACGGCCCATACCCACGACCCCGAGGCGCGGCGCGTGGTGCGGAGCGTCTTCGCGGCGCTGACGGAGCCGGGAGCGCCCGGCGACGAAGGCGAAGAAATGCCCGAACTTGCGCGCGAGCATCTTCCCTATCTCCTCGATCCGGAGCATTTCTCCGACTACCTCCTGCAGGAGCTCGCGGTCAGCTTCTCCGATCTCGCGCCGCATCTGGTCTGGACGCGCCGCGAGGGTGACAACCCCAATGCCAGCGACGGTTTCGACGCGGGTCACGCCAATGCGATGATCGTGGGGCCCGGCGGTCTGGAGCGGCGCTCGGACGTCTGGCTTGGCGTCTCGCTGCTCGCCGCCGAGGTGCGCTACCCGGATCACAGCCACCCCCCGGAGGAGACCTACCTGACCCTCACCCCCGGCGAATTCCGGCAGGAGGGGCAGGATTGGACCACGGTCGGCGCAGGCGGCACCTTCTACAACCCGCCGGGCGTCACCCATGCCATGCGCGCGGGCGAGGATACGATGCTCACCTTCTGGGCGTTGAACAACAGCGCGTAACTGACCGCCCTCTCAACCGAAATTCCTCCGGAGGCCCCCATGTCCGAACCCCGTTTCGCCCGCTATCCTAGCCTCGAAGGTGCATCCGTCTTCGTGACCGGCGGCGCGTCAGGGATCGGCGCGGGCATGGTACGGGCCTTCGCCGAGCAAGGCGCCAAGGTGGGCTTTGTCGACATGGACGCCAGCGCCGGCGCATCCGTCGCGGAGGAAACCGGCGCCACCTTCGCGGCTTGCGACCTGCGCGACATCGACGCCCTGCGCGCGGCATTCGCCGAGTTGGCCGCGGCCAATGGGCCGGCGGAGGTGCTGGTCAATAACGCGGCCCGTGACGACCGCCACACGTGGGAAGAGGTCACGCCGGACTATTGGGACGAGCGCCAGAACACCAACCTGCGACACCAGTTCTTCGCCATCCAGGCCGTGGCGCCGGACATGATCGCGGCGGGCAAAGGCTCGATCATCAACATGGGGTCCAATTCGTGGATGGAGGCCGTCGGCGGCTTTCCCGCCTATGCCACGGCGAAATCGGCGGTCCATGGGCTGACCCGCTCCATGGCGCGTGACCTTGGGCAGCACCGCATCCGCGTCAACACGATCGTGCCGGGCTGGATCATGACCGAGCGCCAGAAGGATCTCTGGGTTACCGAGGAAGCTTTGGCCGCGCATCTTGAGAGCCAATGCCTGCCCGACCCGATCGACCCGGTTTACGTGGTCCGCATGGCCCTGTTCCTCGCGTCGGACGACGCGGCAATGTGCTCTGCCAACAATTACATGGTCGAGGCGGGCTCGATCTAGGAGAGCTCTACAACCTCGACGGTATCCCCCTCGAAGATTGCCCCGTGACCGGGCGGCAGCTCCGCCCAACCGCCCTGCCCGACTTCCAGCGGCTCCGAGACGACGGCCCACCCTCTCCGGCTGTCGCTCCACCGGTAATAGACCGAGGGCGCGATGCGATCAGAGGAGAGGCGCAGCGCAAAGAGCCGCGCGCCGTTGCACCACGCGGCGGAACTGCGCAGGTGTGGCGTCGTTCCCTGCGAGAGCGACATCGCCTCCAGCGCGCGGTGCGCGTTCAGCATCGCCCCCATCGGGTCCTTGTCGAGCCCGCCCTCCAAGGCATAGAGAAACAGCAACTCGCTGTCGGTCGCGCCCTTGCGATAGGGGTAGAGCCTGTCGGATACGCCCATGTCCGCATGCCGTCGGAACCGGTCGAAGCCGCCGATCTGGCCGTTGTGCATGAAGCTCCACCGCCCGTAGGTGAACGGATGGCAATTATTGCGGCTGGTCGCCGCCCCGGTGGAGGCGCGCACATGGGCCAGAAACGCATGGCTTTGCACCGTGCGCGCGAGCGACGCGAGGTTCGGGTCCGACCACGCCGGGAACACGTCGCGGTAAAGCCCCGGCTCCGCCCGATCCCCATACCACGCCACGCCAAAACCATCGGCGTTGATCGCCGTCTTGCATTCCGTCGCCGCACGGCTCTGGGTGATCAGAGAATGGCCGGGACTGGTTAATAATTCTTCAAGATAGATCGCGTCGCCAAGATACGCCGCCCAACGGCACATTCACGCGCCCCGGTTATGGGTCTTCGCATACATCTCAGCGATCAGCTTGCTGGCGGTCTTCTCAAACATGCAGGGGATCAGGGCATGGACCGCCGCCGCGCCCGCCGCGAGAAAAAGCTTGAAGCTGAAGGTGCCCGCGAAGGCCATATGCTCGAAATAGCTTTCATCCACGTCAGCGGGATGGTCGAGGAAGATACGGCGGATCATCGGGAGGCTCCTGTAGGTTTTTATTTGACCCATGGTGCCACATGGGGCGCGTGATACGCTCCCAAATCTTGCGCGCATTCCGCGTGACGTGTGGATAAATTCCCACTAGAATGGATTTATGGCAAATATTGACCCAATAGACGCCCGCATCCTCGCCCGTTTGCAACGCCGCTGCGACGAACCGCTTGAAGAGCTTGGCCAGCACGTCGGCCTGTCGCGCAACGCGGTCTGGCGGCGCGTCAAGGCGCTGGAAGAGCGCGGCGTTCTGGTAGGCCGCGTCGCGGTTGTCGATCCGGATGCGGTCGGTCTGGGACTGATGGTGTTCATTCAGGTCCGTGCCGGCCATCACTCGGCCGACTGGTTGGAGAAATTCCGCCGCGCCGTGCGCGCCATGCCCGAGATCCTCGGCGTCTACCGGATGACCGGCGACCTCGACTACCTCCTACGCGCGCGGGTGGCGGACATGGCGGACTACGACAGGCTCTACCAACGCCTGATCGCCCGCGTCGACATGGGCGACGTCTCGGCTAGTTTCGTGATGGAAGAGCTGAAGGAGGGCAGCGCCCTCCCTCTGTGAGGTCAGGTCTTGTAGCGTTGTTCGTTCTGCTTACGGGCCGAGCGCAGAACCATGTAAGGCAATAGCCAATCGGACTCGCGCATCCAGCGATAGTCGTACCGCAGCTTTCCGCCATGAGACGTCCGCATGCCATTACCGGAAATGATATGGTGATTCTGCGATGATAAGACGTTCTCTGCGTCGACCAGTTGCGCGCCGACGAAGGCATTGATGCGGTCGGCAGCGGTTTGTGTCGCGAGGCAGATTTCTTCGTACGTCGTCGTCAGAGAAGAGAGGTTCAGCTCCTGGATTGCGTCTCGGATACGGCCGTTTTGACGCCACCAGCTTATGCCTTCATCGATAGCTCTCGGGCGACGCTTTCCAATCCGATCCGCGCGTTTGAGCTGAGCAGAAATGTAGGCGCGCATGTCCTTGGACGTGTGGAGTACGAAGGGATCAAGCGGTGCGACCCGACGCAAGCCCGCAATGGTTTTGGAGCTATCCACCACGAGACCTTCAGGTCCCACCAATTCTGACGCTGCCTCCATGATGCGTTTAAACCGCTCGTTCCGATCGAGGCCTTCAATACCGCTGAAATACGGACCCCACAGTGTGCATTCCAAAGTTGGCGCACCGCATGAGCAGATTTGGGATGTGACGTCCGCGGCTTCCAGCCCCAGGCTGATTTGCAACTCTCCGAGGCTGACGGAGATCCCGCCCGAGGAACATGCGAGATCGAGCAGCGTGGTGCCACTGTGGCCCTGGCCCGCGATATATACAACGCGGGCTAAGTTTTCAGAATTCGTTTGAACCATTATGCGTTCACATCAACAACAACGCGGCCTCGGACGCCGCCTTTCAGGATCGCGCGGCCAAGGTCCGGGAGGTCGGATAGCGTGGCCGGTTCGATCATGGCCTCGAGCTTGTCCATCGGCAGGTCGCGGGCGATGGCTTCCCAGGCGCGGAGACGGTTGTCGTAGGGCTGCATGACGGAATCGATGCCGAGCAGGTTCACGCCGCGCAGCAGGAAGGGGATCACGGTGGCGGGAAGTCCCGCCCCGCCTGCGAGACCCACGGCGGCGACGGAGGCACCGTATTTCATCTGGCCCAAAACGCGGGCGAGCATGTCACCGCCGACGGCATCGACGCAGCCGGCCCAGGTCTCGGCTTCCAGCGGGCGCTTGGTGGTCTCGTTGAGCTCCGCGCGCGGCACGATGCGGCTGGCGCCGAGGGACTTGAGGTAATCCTCCTGCTCGGGCCGGCCGGTGACTGCGGCGACGTCATGTCCTTTGGCGGCGAGGATGGCAGTCGCGACCGAGCCCACGCCACCCGCTGCACCGGTCACAAGAACTTCGCCATTTCCGGTGGTTAGACCGTGATCTTCAAGTGCCATGACAGCGAGCATGGCGGTGAAACCGGCGGTGCCGACGGCCATGGCCTGCCGGGTCGTGAGGCCGTCCGGGAGCGGCACCAGCCAGTCCGCGTTGACGCGGGCCTTCTGCGCGTAGCCGCCCCAATGCATCTCGCCCACGCGCCAGCCGGTCAGTACGACCTTGTCGCCGGGGCTGTAGCGGTCATCGTCGGAGGCCTCGACCGTGCCGGCGAAATCGATGCCAGGGACATGGGGGTAATGGCGCACCAACCCGCCGCCGGGGCCGACACACAGGCCGTCCTTGTAGTTGAGGGTCGAATAATCGACAGCGACCGTCACATTGCCCTCGGGCAGGCGATCCTCGGTGATTTGCTGGACCGAGGCGCTGGTCTTGCCTTCGTCGTTCTTCTCTACGATCAACGCGTTGAACGTCATGGGGTCACTCCTTCAAGTGTTGCGTCAAGATTGCACCTTAAGCTGCTGCAATCAAATCCAGAATTTCTCTCTGACCTCGGCGGGCAGCGCGCCTTCCGGGGTCTGGACGTGGAGCTGCGTGCCCGCGTCCCAATGGGTCATGCGGACCATGCCGATCGCCACGCCCTCGCCGAAATCGGGGCTGAGCGCGGCGGAGGTCACCTGACCCACGCGCTTGTCGCCGGCCATCAGCGGCCAGACCCGGTCACAGCCGGGCAGCGAGGGCGCATCGATGGCGATGGGGCGGACCTGCTGCACGGGCCCTTCCTTGGCAACCCGCAATAGCGCGTCGCGGCCGATGCAGCCTACCGCCGTCGCGGTGTTGCAGAAACGGCCGAGGCCGCATTCGTGGGGGGTGTTGTCGTCGGTCATGTCGTTGCCGTAGCTCAGCAGCCCGCCCTCGATCCGCTCGATCCCGTTGGGGCAGCCGGCGTGCACGTCGAGCTCGGCCCCCGCCTCCATCAGCGCGTTCCAGAGCGGCATGCCCAGATCCCATCCTTCGACGTAGATCTCGAAGCCGCCCTGCTTGGAGTAGCCGGAGCGGGCGATCAGCATGTCGTGACCCTGAAAATCGAACCAGCCGAAGCGGAAGAAGCGGATGTCGCGGACCGCGTCGCCGAAGACACGGGCCAGCAGATCGTCCGAGCGCGGGCCCTGAACGGCAAGGGGCGACACGTCCGGCTCATCAACCAGCACGTCGAGGCGATAGCCTTGCGCCACGCCCTTGACCCAAAGCAAGAGGTCGCTGTCGGCAATGGAAATCCACCAGCGATCCTCGGCCAGTTTCAGCAGCACTGGATCGTTGAGCATCCCACCGGTCTCGTCCACCACCGGCATGTAGTAGCATTGGCCGGGCAGCATCCCGCGCAGGTCGCGGGGGGTGAGCATCTGCACCAACCGGCCCGCGTCGGGGCCGCGAATTTCCACCTGCCGCTCGACCGCGACATCCCAGACCTGCACCGCCTCCTTCAGGTGGCGATAGTCCTCTTCCACGCTGCGAAACACCGTGGGCAGAAGCATCCTGTTGTAGACGGTAAAGGCCTTGCAGCCCGCGGCTTCGACCCCGTCGGAGAACGGTGTGCGACGCAGGCGGCGGGAGGGAGAGATCAGAGCCATCGGAGGGTCTCCTTACCTTGGCGAGACGATCTGGGTCCGAATAGGATGGTCGGCATCAACCCAGAGGATTTTCCATGAACAAAGTATTTTTGACCGCGGTAGCCGTTCTCGCAGCAACCACGGCGGGACATGCCCAGACCATCGGGCCGGAGCGGGTTGCGGCCGCGATCCTGACGGGTTTCCAGTTCCAGGACGTGGACATGATCGCGCCCTTCGCCAACGAGACCAACGCAGCGTTCTTTCACGGCCTGCAGAGCGGCACCGAAGACCCGGCCGAGCTCTTCGACGGGGACCGTGGCGCGGCGGGCATTGCTTGGGACGGCATGATCCTTCCGGTGCGCTACAACGACAGGGCGCAGGCCGTGGTGCCCTTCGCCATCGAGGGAGAGGCCACGGCGATGCCGCTCGGATCGGGCGTGGAGGGGCGCTACATCTCGGTCGTGCTGTCGCTCGACAGCCCCGAGGATACGTCCTGGGGTCTTGTCGATTTCAACTACATCGACCGCGCCGAGTACGCCGCGATGGCCGAGACGCGCTAGCTCTCCCCCCGCCCCTGAAACCGCAGGGCGCGCGCCGGTCAGGCGCGCATCGCGACCGCGTCTCACCGCCCGCCGCCGGCGGAGCCGGACCAGTCAATCGGGCAGATCTCCGCGGATTTGCCGGAGAAATCCCACATCTTGCCGAAGTCGCGCACGCGGCTCTTGAGGCCTTTGGCCGCGATGATATCGGGGCCCATCCAGTACTTGGAATTGGTGATCATCACCGGATGCTCGGGGTTGCCGCCGTCGATCATCTGCACTTCGCCCTGGATCTTCTTGCCCACGAAGAGCCCGCGCTTGTTGCCCTCGCGGGTGATCTCGACCTTCTCGCGCTCGGCATTGACGATGTCGGAGACCAGCAGCGTGAAGAGCCCCGTGGTGCCGCCAGCCGCGCCCGAGAAGATCTCGAGCAGGCCCTGATACGCCTTGCCGCTGGCGCGATCGTCGACATAGGCCGCCACCTGCCAGCCGCCGTCGGCCATGCGGCCGGGGATATAGACCATCAGGCCGACGTTGAGACCCGAAAGATCCTCGCCCTCGAAGTGGCCTTCGTCGATCGCAATGCCCATCCAGGCCTTGCAGTCACCCTCGGTCGGCTCGTGCTTGCCGAGCGACACGACGCAGGGGCAGAAAACGGTGCAGGAGCAGTTCAGGATCAACTCGCCCTTGATCGCCCAATCGCGCGGCGTGATCTTGCGGCGCTTGGGGTTGTCCATGCGGCTGTCGATGCGCTGACTGACCGCGAGGCGATCGGCGTCGGGGCGTTTCTTGGTGCTCATATCTTCTCTCCCTATGCGGCGATGTAGGGGTACGCGAGCACGCCCAATCCACCGATCATCAGTGCCGCCCCGAGGGGCTTGGTTACATAGTGCCCGATCTGGGGCAGTTTCTCAAAAACCATGAACAGCGTGGCGAGGCCCATCCACAGCAGGCTCATCATGCCGCCCACGAAGCCGAGCGCCATGAAGCCCCAACAGCAGCCGGCGCAGAAAGTGCCGAGGCCGAGGCCCATGCGCAGGCCGCCAGAGAAGCCGGTGCGCCAATGGCCGAGGAAATAGGTCATCGGGGCGTGACAGACGCCGTGGCAGACCTCTTTCGCGCGGGTGAACTGGAAGCCGCCCACGAGGATCAGCAATCCGCCCGCGATCCATGTGTTGGAGGCGACCCCCATCATGTCGATCACCCCGGCGCGCAGGAGCGCGATCTGGGTCAGCGCGAACAGCGCGGCCATGGCGATCCAGACGATGGAATAGCCCGCAAGCACGCCAAGCCACCCCGCCCGCGTGCCGTCGGCGGAGGTGATCAGCCGGTCGTAATTGGTAAGCGTGGGAACCAGCGTGGGCAGCATCATCGCCGCCATCATCAGGGTCCACATGCCGAAAAGCGGGTTGAAACGGGTCATCGCGGACATGTCCATCGCGGGCATGTCGGCGGCAGGCAATTCCATGGCAGGCATGTCGCTCGCGGCCATGTCAGAAGCCGGCATCCCGCCCATCGGCGCGGCTTGCATCTCCATCGCGCCCATCTCGCTCGTCCCCATGTCCATCGCACCCATGTCCATGGTCGGGCGACCGATGAGGTCCAGCCCCATTCCGGTGCTCATCTGGTAGAGCACCACCCATGAGATCAGGATGATGGAGAAGAACGTGAGCCAGAGGGCCGATTTGAAAGCGTGGGTCATCGTCAGGGATCCTGAGGCGCGTCGGCCAATGAGAGCGATTCCGGTTGCACAAAGTGATGTCAGACAATTAAATGTCTGACAAATGAAAATCGATCCGAATTCCAAAGCCGACCTTTCGGCGCAGATCGCCTCGGCCATTCGCGATGCCATCATCGCGGGCGAGCTGATCGTGGACACGCGCCTGCCTTCGGAGGCGGAACTGTCCGAGACCTTCGAGGTCTCGCGGTCCACCGTGCGCGAGGCACTCAAGCGGCTGGCGGCGCAATCGCTGATCCGCACGCAGCGGGGCGCGTTCGGCGGCGCCTTCGTCAATCGGCTCTCCTACGAGGACGCCTACGGGCAACATATCACGACCTCGACGCTGCTTCTGGGGATGAACGAGGTGGGCTTCGATACCGCCTGCGAGGCGCGGTTCGCGCTGGAGCGGGCCTGCGCCGATCTGTCGGCGGCCCGGCGCACGGCGGATCATCTGGCGACGATGCGCGTGGAGGCGTTGCGGCAGGGCCAGCCGGGGCTGAGCGACGAGGCCTTCTGCGCCTCGGACGTGGCCTTTCACCGGGCGCTGGTGGACGGCGCCGACAACCCGGTGATGTCCTATCAACTGGCCGGCGCGGTCGAGGCGATGCAGCCCTTGATGAACATGATCACCTTCACGGCCCGCAACCGCGCCGAGATCGTACGGCTGCACAGCCTGATCGCGGATGCGGCAGAAGCCCGTGACGGCGCGGCGGTGGCCTCGGCCCTGACCGAGTTGGAGGCCTATACCAAGACCCTCGCACAGTCGGTCTTCGCCGCCCGCGCCAAGGGCGCCAGCGCCTGAGCGGGAACGCGCCGGGGGCTCATCCGCTGTCGCGATGGCGCCATGCTGAATCGCTTGAGATTGCCCGCCCCCGGCCCTAGTCTCCATGCCAGCCTGACAAGCAAGACCACAACAGGGATGTCCCAAACCATGAAAAAAACTGCCCTTCTGACTTCGGCCCTGGCACTCGCCACGGCCCTTCCCGCCGCCGCCCAGAACCTGACGGTGTTCGACTATTCCGGCTTCGAGGATCCGGCGTTTCACCAGTCCTACATCGACACCCACGGCGGCGCGCCGGAGTTTGTCTTCTTCGGCGACGAGGATGAAGCGTTTCAACGCCTGCTGGCCGGTTTCCAGTCTGATGTGACCCATATCTGCGCCGGCTCGGTGCCGCGCTGGCAGGCCTCGGGCATCATCGAGCCCTGGGACGCCGAGCAGATCGAGGCCTTCGAGACCCTTAACGCCGACCTCGTCGGTCAGGACGTTCTGTCGGGATCGGAAGATCTCTACTTCCTGCCGACGGACTACGGCTCCACCGCCGTGGCCTACAACGCCGATGAGCTGTCCGAGGAAGACGTGACCAGCCTCGAGATCTTCAACAACCCCGCCTATGCCGGCCGCCTGTCGATCCCCGACAACGTGGACGACGCCTATGCGCTGGCCTATCTCGCCACCGGCGTCACCGACTGGTCCGACGTGAGCGATGCCGAGTTCGAGGCCGCCACCGAGTGGCTGCGCGGCATCCACCAGAACCTGCGCACATACTGGACCGACCCCGCCGAGATCAGCCAGCTGATCGGCTCGGGCGAGGTTCTGGCGGCCTGGGTCTGGAACGAAGTGCCCGTCGCCATGGCCGAGGAAGGCTTCAACGTCGGCTTCTCGCGCAACACGACCGAAGGATCATCCGTCTGGCTCTGCGGCTACGTGAACATGGTCGAGGGTGCCGGCGAGGAAGCGCAGGCCTATGACTACGTGAACGCCCTGTTGTCCGACGCCTCCGCCGGACCGCTTCTGGACAGCGGCTTCGGCTCTGCCAATGACGCCGCCCTGCAGGCCCTGGGCGCCGAGGCGCTGGAAGCCTCGGGTCTGGGTGAAGTGACGGTGCCGGTTCTGGCGCAGCTGCCGATCTCTAACGAGCAGCGCGAGCGTCAGGC
Proteins encoded in this region:
- a CDS encoding DUF2182 domain-containing protein; this encodes MTHAFKSALWLTFFSIILISWVVLYQMSTGMGLDLIGRPTMDMGAMDMGTSEMGAMEMQAAPMGGMPASDMAASDMPAMELPAADMPAMDMSAMTRFNPLFGMWTLMMAAMMLPTLVPTLTNYDRLITSADGTRAGWLGVLAGYSIVWIAMAALFALTQIALLRAGVIDMMGVASNTWIAGGLLILVGGFQFTRAKEVCHGVCHAPMTYFLGHWRTGFSGGLRMGLGLGTFCAGCCWGFMALGFVGGMMSLLWMGLATLFMVFEKLPQIGHYVTKPLGAALMIGGLGVLAYPYIAA
- a CDS encoding DUF1326 domain-containing protein; protein product: MSTKKRPDADRLAVSQRIDSRMDNPKRRKITPRDWAIKGELILNCSCTVFCPCVVSLGKHEPTEGDCKAWMGIAIDEGHFEGEDLSGLNVGLMVYIPGRMADGGWQVAAYVDDRASGKAYQGLLEIFSGAAGGTTGLFTLLVSDIVNAEREKVEITREGNKRGLFVGKKIQGEVQMIDGGNPEHPVMITNSKYWMGPDIIAAKGLKSRVRDFGKMWDFSGKSAEICPIDWSGSAGGGR
- a CDS encoding extracellular solute-binding protein: MKKTALLTSALALATALPAAAQNLTVFDYSGFEDPAFHQSYIDTHGGAPEFVFFGDEDEAFQRLLAGFQSDVTHICAGSVPRWQASGIIEPWDAEQIEAFETLNADLVGQDVLSGSEDLYFLPTDYGSTAVAYNADELSEEDVTSLEIFNNPAYAGRLSIPDNVDDAYALAYLATGVTDWSDVSDAEFEAATEWLRGIHQNLRTYWTDPAEISQLIGSGEVLAAWVWNEVPVAMAEEGFNVGFSRNTTEGSSVWLCGYVNMVEGAGEEAQAYDYVNALLSDASAGPLLDSGFGSANDAALQALGAEALEASGLGEVTVPVLAQLPISNEQRERQAEAFERIKAGF
- a CDS encoding FadR/GntR family transcriptional regulator, producing the protein MKIDPNSKADLSAQIASAIRDAIIAGELIVDTRLPSEAELSETFEVSRSTVREALKRLAAQSLIRTQRGAFGGAFVNRLSYEDAYGQHITTSTLLLGMNEVGFDTACEARFALERACADLSAARRTADHLATMRVEALRQGQPGLSDEAFCASDVAFHRALVDGADNPVMSYQLAGAVEAMQPLMNMITFTARNRAEIVRLHSLIADAAEARDGAAVASALTELEAYTKTLAQSVFAARAKGASA